A part of Carassius carassius chromosome 4, fCarCar2.1, whole genome shotgun sequence genomic DNA contains:
- the LOC132140033 gene encoding nipped-B-like protein A codes for MNGDMPHVPITSLAGIAGLTDLLNQLPLPSPLPGTTTKSLLYSGHVAEEVAHLMDCRDETLVSQLANGLSHVSTEHIELKDSLGSDELEGDVPVLLQLLVSRNPSIFRNKTAPSIPQYADQAGISQQSMAPPYKITHGSMQGSPASANYQSPMSHSPSGRFVPGQSGSGGRFLPQQSSPVPSPYAPQSPAASYRQYPHPPAYSQHQHLQQGSVASPMIPGGMRNVHENKDQMRAGFTSHILQSSPPYTPPCDGAQELHLGSPDKQHGLKPNEGERDSADKAAVYDIVGSPAKDPTKLILRQSRARPAEVDLGGMYPGSDPEGELVEALAAIERMESEAAMETERGAKEVQDKDKPLKKRKQDSHPQEPGAAGTAGSGSGAPGGGGGANAGHRLAPQEASAAGTSASRPGLQVSLEQAGRVEDTYMGMPIPASEAQRWPQEPQEGVTPKVLKHKHDHAPEHRHQPDTPRQKHRSEVRHGDASTQHAAQSGSKPVELPPYMLGGNTSSGVLNNFTIPKIRKDLRGGDIPEGWKQPCVRLERLEPEMDMKKTVKPVVVLQKLSFDEVQRLIRERDSRGSKSGKNRLSSGRSGKGGIDPSVLKDLPPELLAEIESTMPLCERVKMNKRKRSTVNERPKYAEDSSEDEDFSSRKRQKKDRDRTWEFEERDQRSSGEHRRGSYDARRGSGSRYDDSDQDSPPPSLSDVARRLKTKEKQKKRKAYEPKLTPEEMMDSSTFKRFSLSIDNILENLEDVDFNAQDDDEIPQELLLGKQQLSELGSESAKIKAMGITCRIPTDKLVKLLNILEKNILDGANLSTLVNHDNEGEDEERLWRDLIMERVTKSADACLTALNVMTSSHMPKAVYIEDVIERVLQYTKFHLQNTLYPQYDPVYRIDPKGGSLLSSKAKRAKCSTAKQRVIIMLYNKVCDVVSNISELLEIQLLTDTTILQVSSMGITPFFVENVSELQLCAIKLVTAVFSRYEKHRQLILEEIFTSLARLPTSKRSLRNFRLNSSDAEGEPIFIQMVSALVLQLIQCVVHLPSEKDSEDDHKKVDDDVFITNSYETARRTAQNFLSVFLKKCGSKQGEEDYRPLFENFVQDLLSTVNKPEWPASELLLSLLGRLLVHQFSNKQTEMALRVASLDYLGTVAARLRKDSVTSRMDQKAIDCIIRESSEGDETQRLQKALLGYMDENAETDPALAFARKFYIAQWFRDCTTEAEKAMRNQNQKEDDSEGTQHAKELQATGDIMQRAETRKKFLHIVIKSTPSQFTTLRMNSDTVDYEDACLIVRYLASTRPFSQSFDIYLTQILRVLGESAIAVRTKAMKCLSEVVAVDPSILARSDMQRGVHGRLMDNSTSVREAAVELLGRFVLSRPQLTEQYYDMLIERILDTGISVRKRVIKILRDICLEQPNFSKITEMCVKMIRRVNDEEGIKKLVNETFQKLWFTPTANHDKETMNRKILNITDVVAACKDTGYDWFEQLLQNLLKSEEDSSYKPARKACVQLVDNLVEYILKYEEALAEHKSVNSTRLVACITTLYLFSKIRAQLMVKHAMTMQPYLTTKCSSQSDFMVICNVAKILELVVPLMDHPSESFLTTIEEDLMKLILKYGMTVVQYCVSCLGAIVNKVTHNYKFVWACFNRYYGALTKLKLQHQEGTNSMALAANKAALLRSLFTVGALCRHFDFDLEQFKGTTKVVIKEKVLESLLYFTNHEDEEVKCKAIIGLGFLFIMHPSQMFVPEVKSLYNGLLSDKRCSITLKIQVLKNLQMYLQEEDSRMQEADREWQKLSKQEDLKEMGDISSGMSSSIMQLYLKQVLESFFHTQSSVRHFALNVIALTLSQGLIHPVQCVPYLIAMGTDPEPTMRNKADQQLVEIDKKYTGFIHMKAVAGMKMSFQVQQAVLGSAGSVIRGFRQDESHSAQCSHLYSMIRTNRQHRRAFLISLLSLFDDSSKIEVNMLLFIADNLAYFPYQSQEEPLFIMHHIDITLSVSGSNLLQTFKESLVKVPGRKSRKRRRRRRRRHQLQQQQNGSEEEKGEQNEERERNSGDEEYDEDDYEEDEEGQRVRKPKPTEGARQSESDSDTDLEDADAVMERLPDDTTSLLDFARASQGILLLLVLKQHLKNLYGFSDSKIQKYSPTESAKVYDKAVNRKSTVNFSPRQTIDFLHNDEVHDDMSYELKRKIVKQYLDFKLLMEHLDPDEEDEEDRDTSANVRNKAITALLGGAGTSPRNHHTVDSEDEYSDGEERTPGASRRGRRAADSADLLLTNMNESVSALDIIAIHCPKYRDRPQIARVIQRNSDGYSIHWMAGSYSSSWTEAKRRDGRKLVPWVDTIRETDIIFKKITLTSGNKLNHKVAQTLRSLYAAKDRNSS; via the exons GTATAAGTCAGCAGTCAATGGCACCGCCGTATAAAATCACACATGGCTCAATGCAGGGAAGTCCAGCCTCTGCCAATTACCAGTCCCCTATGTCCCACAGCCCCTCTGG GCGTTTTGTGCCAGGACAGTCTGGCTCTGGTGGACGGTTTTTGCCTCAGCAGAGCAGCCCAGTGCCCAGCCCTTATGCCCCTCAGAGCCCTGCTGCCAGCTACAGACAGTACCCACACCCTCCAGCATACAGTCAACACCAGCACCTACAGCAAG GTTCAGTAGCAAGCCCGATGATTCCAGGAGGCATGAGAAATGTTCACGAGAATAAG GATCAGATGAGGGCGGGTTTCACGTCTCACATACTGCAGTCATCTCCACCTTACACTCCTCCTTGTGATGGGGCTCAAGAACTGCATCTGGGCTCCCCGGACAAGCAGCATGGTCTGAAGCCCAACGAGGGCGAGCGGGACTCAGCTGATAAGGCTGCAGTGTATGATATTGTAGGCTCGCCGGCAAAAGACCCCACTAAGCTGATCCTGAGACAGTCACGAGCCAGGCCAGCAGAGGTGGATCTTGGGGGGATGTACCCCGGTTCGGATCCAGAAGGAGAACTTGTAGAGGCTCTTGCTGCAATAGAAAGGATGGAAAGTGAAGCGGCCATGGAAACAGAGCGTGGTGCTAAAGAGGTGCAGGATAaag ataaGCCTTTGAAGAAGCGCAAACAGGACTCTCACCCTCAGGAGCCTGGCGCAGCTGGCACAGCTGGTTCAGGCTCTGGGGCTccaggtggaggaggaggggcTAACGCAGGGCACAGGCTCGCCCCTCAAGAGGCCAGCGCAGCAGGGACCAGCGCCAGCCGCCCAGGCCTGCAAGTGAGCTTGGAGCAAGCGGGCAGAGTGGAGGACACCTACATGGGCATGCCCATCCCCGCCAGCGAGGCTCAGCGCTGGCCTCAGGAGCCGCAGGAGGGCGTCACCCCGAAAGTCCTCAAACACAAGCATGACCACGCTCCAGAACACCGGCATCAGCCTGATACCCCGCGGCAGAAGCATAGATCCGAGGTTCGGCATGGTGATGCCAGCACACAGCATGCAGCTCAGTCAGGGAGTAAACCAGTAGAGCTTCCTCCGTACATGCTGGGTGGAAACACCAGTTCGGGAGTGCTTAATAACTTCACCATTCCCAAAATCAGGAAAGATCTCAGAGGAGGAGATATTCCAGAAGGCTGGAAGCAACCGTGTGTGCGGCTGGAGAGACTGGAACCTGAGATGGATATGAAGAAGACTGTCAAGCCTGTGGTCGTTCTGCAGAAGCTCTCCTTCGATGAAGTGCAAAGGCTCATTAGGGAGAGAGATTCGCGCGGCTCCAAGTCTGGCAAGAACAGGCTCTCCTCTGGGAGATCTGGGAAAG GTGGAATAGATCCGTCAGTGCTGAAGGATCTTCCTCCTGAGCTGCTGGCAGAGATTGAGTCCACCATGCCTCTGTGTGAGCGGGTGAAGATGAACAAACGCAAACGCAGCACTGTCAATGAGAGGCCTAAATATGCAGAGGACAGCTCAGAGGACGAGGACTTCT CATCTCGTAAACGTCAGAAGAAGGATCGTGATAGAACGTGGGAGTTTGAGGAGCGCGACCAGAGGAGTTCAGGAGAGCATCGAAGAGGAAGCTACGATGCACGTAGAGGCTCAGGCAGCCGATACGACGACTCTGACCAAGATTCACCTCCTCCCAGCCTTAGTGACG TTGCAAGACGTCTAAAGACGAAGGAGAAACAGAAGAAGAGGAAAGCGTATGAACCCAAGTTAACACCTGAAG AAATGATGGATTCTTCCACTTTTAAGAGGTTCTCATTGAGTATTGACAACATCTTGGAGAATCTTGAGGATGTGGACTTTAATGCTCAGG ATGACGATGAAATCCCTCAGGAGCTGTTGTTGGGGAAACAGCAGCTAAGTGAATTGGGCAGTGAATCTGCTAAGATAAAAGCCATGGGCATCACCTGCAGG ATTCCTACTGATAAACTGGTGAAACTGTTGAATATTCTGGAGAAGAACATTCTGGATGGAGCCAATCTTTCTACACTCGTGAACCAT GATAACGAGGGAGAGGACGAGGAGCGTCTCTGGCGGGATCTCATCATGGAGCGTGTGACCAAATCAGCGGATGCGTGTCTGACAGCACTGAACGTCATGACATCATCACACATGCCCAAAGCTGTGTACATTGAGGACGTGATAGAAAGAGTTCTGCAGTACACTAAGTTCCACCTGCAAAACACTCTTTACCCGCAGTATGATCCGGTCTACAGAATCGACCCTAAAGGAG GTTCCTTGCTGAGCTCCAAAGCAAAGCGAGCCAAGTGCTCCACTGCCAAGCAGAGAGTCATTATCATGCTCTATAACAAAGTGTGTGACGTCGTCAGCAACATCTCAgagctgctggaaattcagctgttGACTGATACCACAATATTGCAG GTTTCTTCGATGGGCATCACTCCGTTCTTTGTGGAGAATGTCAGTGAGCTGCAGCTGTGTGCCATAAAGCTGGTGACAGCG GTCTTCTCTCGGTACGAGAAGCATAGACAGTTAATTCTAGAGGAGATTTTTACCTCTTTGGCCAGACTGCCCACCAGCAAACGCAGCCTCAGGAACTTCAG GTTGAACAGTAGTGATGCTGAGGGTGAGCCCATATTCATTCAGATGGTTAGTGCTCTGGTGCTGCAGCTAATTCAGTGCGTGGTCCATCTGCCCTCTGAGAAAGACTCTGAAGATGATCATAAGAAG GTTGACGACGATGTGTTCATTACCAACTCGTATGAAACGGCTAGACGGACGGCTCAGAACttcctctctgtctttctcaaGAA GTGTGGTAGTAAACAGGGTGAGGAAGACTACAGGCCGCTGTTTGAGAATTTTGTGCAGGATCTGCTGTCTACGGTCAACAAACCCGAGTGGCCCGCTTCAGAATTACTGCTGAGCCTGCTGGGAAGATTACTG GTGCATCAATTCAGTAACAAGCAGACAGAGATGGCACTGCGAGTGGCATCTCTGGATTATCTGGGTACCGTAGCAGCCAGATTGAGGAAAGATTCTGTCACCAGCAGGATGGACCAGAAAGCCATCGACTGCATCATCAGAGAG AGCTCAGAGGGAGATGAGACACAGCGGTTGCAGAAAGCCTTATTGGGATATATGGATGAGAATGCAGAAACAGACCCTGCCCTCGCA TTTGCACGCAAATTTTACATCGCTCAGTGGTTCAGAGACTGCACTACGGAGGCTGAGAAGGCCATGAGGAATCAGAATCAAAAGGAGGATGACTCTGAGGGGACACAGCATGCCAAAGAGCTCCAGGCCACAGGAGACATCATGCAGCGTGCAGAAACTCGCAAGAAATTCCTCCACATCGTCATTAAATCAACACCCAGTCAGTTTACTACTCTCAG GATGAACTCAGACACTGTGGACTATGAGGATGCCTGCCTTATTGTACGCTATTTGGCTTCCACCAGGCCCTTCTCTCAGAGCTTTGACATCTACCTGACACAG ATTCTGAGAGTTTTAGGGGAGAGTGCCATAGCTGTCAGGACCAAAGCCATGAAGTGTCTGTCTGAGGTGGTGGCTGTTGACCCCAGTATACTGGCCAGG TCTGATATGCAGCGTGGTGTTCACGGCCGGTTGATGGATAACTCCACCAGTGTGAGGGAAGCGGCGGTCGAGCTGCTGGGACGGTTTGTGTTGAGTCGACCTCAGCTGACGGAGCAGTACTATGACATGCTCATTGAGAGGATACTG GACACCGGTATCAGTGTGAGGAAGAGGGTGATCAAGATTCTGAGAGACATCTGTTTAGAGCAGCCCAACTTTAGTAAAATCACAGAGATGTGTGTGAAGATGATCCGCAGGGTCAATGACGAGGAGGGCATCAAG AAACTGGTGAATGAAACATTCCAGAAGCTGTGGTTTACGCCCACAGCCAACCACGACAAGGAGACAATGAACAGGAAGATTCTCAACATCACTGATGTG GTCGCTGCCTGTAAGGACACTGGCTATGACTGGTTTGAGCAGCTCCTGCAGAAC ctGTTAAAGTCAGAAGAGGACTCGTCCTATAAGCCAGCCAGGAAGGCCTGTGTTCAGTTGGTGGACAATCTTGTGGAGTACATCCTCAAATATGAGGAGGCACTTGCAG AGCACAAGAGTGTGAACTCAACGCGGTTGGTGGCGTGCATCACCACACTGTATCTGTTCAGTAAGATCAGAGCGCAGCTGATGGTCAAGCATGCCATGACTATGCAGCCCTACCTCACCACCAAGTGCAGT TCTCAAAGTGACTTCATGGTGATCTGTAACGTTGCTAAGATCCTGGAGCTTGTTGTTCCTCTGATGGATCACCCCAGCGAGAGCTTCCTGACCACCATTGAGGAAGACCTGATGAAGCTCATCTTAAAATATGGGATGACC GTTGTCCAGTACTGTGTGAGCTGTTTGGGTGCGATAGTGAATAAAGTGACTCATAATTATAAGTTTGTATGGGCCTGTTTTAACCGTTATTATGGGGCTCTGACTAAGCTAAAGCTACAGCATCAGGAGGGTACGAACAGCATGGCACTGGCTGCCAACAAAGCAGCCCTGCTCAGATCTCTCTTCACCGTGGGAGCTCTCTGCAGACACTTTGACTTCGACCTTGAGCAGTTCAAGGGCACCACTAAG GTTGTGATAAAGGAGAAGGTTTTGGAATCATTATTGTACTTCACCAATCACGAGGATGAAGAAGTTAAATGCAAAGCCATCATTGGGTTGG GGTTCCTGTTCATCATGCACCCGAGTCAGATGTTCGTTCCAGAGGTGAAGTCTCTGTATAACGGGCTCCTGTCTGATAAGCGTTGCTCCATCACACTAAAGATCCAGGTGTTGAAAAACCTCCAGATGTATCTCCAGGAGGAGGACTCTCGCATGCAGGAGGCCGACAGAGAGT GGCAGAAATTGTCAAAGCAAGAGGATCTGAAAGAGATGGGTGACATCTCCTCTGGTATGAGCAGCTCTATCATGCAGCTCTATTTGAAGCAGGTCCTGGAGTCTTTCTTCCACACGCAGTCCAGTGTACGACACTTCGCCCTCAATGTCATCGCTCTGACCCTCAGCCAGGGACTCATACACCCCGTACAG TGTGTACCATATCTGATCGCTATGGGCACGGACCCAGAGCCCACCATGAGGAACAAAGCAGACCAGCAGCTGGTGGAGATTGATAAGAAATACACTGGATTCATCCAT ATGAAGGCTGTAGCAGGAATGAAGATGTCATTCCAAGTGCAGCAGGCCGTCTTGGGATCAGCGGGATCTGTGATCCGTGGTTTCCGTCAGGACGAGTCCCATTCTGCCCAGTGTTCCCACCTCTACAGCATGATCCGCACAAACAGACAACACCGGCGAGCCTTCCTCATCTCACTGCTCAGTCTCTTCGACGACAGCTCG AAGATTGAGGTGAACATGCTGTTGTTCATCGCTGATAATCTGGCCTACTTCCCCTATCAGTCTCAGGAGGAGCCGCTGTTCATCATGCATCATATAGACATCACACTCTCTGTGTCGGGAAGCAACCTGCTGCAGACATTTAAAGAG TCTCTCGTTAAGGTTCCGGGCAGGAAGAGCAGGAAAAGGAGGCGACGACGGCGAAGACGCCACCAACTGCAACAGCAGCAGAACGGTTCGGAGGAGGAGAAGGGAGAGCAGAACGAGGAAAGAGAAAGGAACAGTGGAGATGAAGAGTATGACGAGGATGAttatgaggaggatgaggagggacAGCGGGTGAGGAAGCCCAAGCCCACAGAGGGAGCCAGACAGTCAGAATCAGATTCTGATACTGACCTTGAGGATGCTGATGCTGTTATGGAGCGTCTCCCAGATGACACAACATCTCTCCTGGACTTTGCTAGGGCATCACAGGGCATATTGTTACTGCTAGTGCTTAAACAACACCTCAAGAACCTCTACGGCTTCTCGGACAG CAAAATTCAGAAGTACTCTCCCACAGAGTCTGCGAAGGTGTACGATAAAGCCGTCAACAGGAAGTCAACGGTTAACTTCAGTCCACGGCAGACCATCGACTTCCTCCACAATGACGAGGTTCATGATGATATGAGCTATGAGCTGAAGAGGAAGATCGTCAAACAGTACCTCGAT TTTAAGTTGCTGATGGAGCACCTAGACCCtgatgaagaggatgaggaggatagAGATACGAGTGCAAACGTGAGGAATAAAGCCATCACCGCACTGCTGGGGGGAGCAGGCACAAGCCCCCGAAACCATCACACCGTTGACTCGGAGGATGAGTACAGTGACGGAGAGGAGAGGACACCAGGG GCGTCTCGACGCGGGAGGCGTGCGGCCGACTCGGCGGACCTGCTGTTGACGAACATGAACGAGTCCGTCAGTGCACTCGACATCATCGCCATCCACTGCCCCAAATACCGAGACCGGCCGCAGATCGCACGCGTGATTCAGAGGAACAGCGACGGTTACAGCATCCACTGGATGGCCGGTTCGTACTCCAGCTCCTGGACCGAGGCGAAGCGGCGCGACGGACGCAAGCTGGTGCCTTGGGTGGACACCATCAGAGAGACTGAcatcatctttaaaaaaatcacactCACCAGTGGCAACAAGCTCAACCACAAAGTGGCGCAGACTCTGCGGTCACTCTACGCTGCCAAGGACAGGAACTCCAGCTAA